The following DNA comes from Flavobacterium sp. N3904.
AAGTTGCTCAGCAAACCTTAAATCCATTTTTTCAATTACAATCCCTTTTACATTCAATGCACTCGCATTCAATTGTTTTAAAGATACATCATAATAATCTGAAAAATTATCTAAACCAACAACTTCGTGACCGAGGGATTGCAAACGTTCTGCTGTATGTGACGCAATATATCCAGCTGCACCAGTAACTAATATCTTCATAGGTTAATCTTTATTGTTTTATATCGGTCCTTTGTAATTTACATTACCTAATTCAATTTCTAAAATAACAAAATCACTTGCCATTTGACCTTGAAACAAAGATAAACAAATGTAATAGTACGCAATTAAAATTATTTGTAAAACAATCCATATTAATTAAAAAATATTCATAACTTAGTCATTACCATATCATTAACTAATAAAATATTACTTTAAAAAATCATTTATAATAAACGTTACCTAATTATCAACAAACAACTAAATAGATTTAAGTAAATATTAAATAAACCAAAAATTAGATGTATAACCAAAATCCAATTGAAATACATTTTAACTTAATGAATACTAAATTTTCAGTTTTAATTGCAAAACATCAAGTAGCACTTATCTTCCTGTCCATTTTTATTGTCACCCTATTTCATCTCGGCTCTTGGGGATTAACCGAAACCAGCGAGGCCCGCTACGCACAAATCGCCAAAGAAATGATTGAAACTGGCGACTATATTCATCCCACAAAAATGGGAATCTCTCACTATCACAAACCTCCATTAACGTATTATATAACAACATTAGGATATTTTATATTTGGAATTAATGAATTTGGCGCACGATTCTTTCTGTCTATTGCTCTGTTGGTTCAATTAATTCTGATTTACAAAACATCACTATTACTCTTTAATGACAGAAAAACATCTTTGCTGACAGTTGTATTATACTTTTCAACGCCCCTCATTTTGGCATCTGCAAGAAATTTAACTACCGATGCCTATCTAAATACATTCGTTCTGATGGCTGTTTATTTTTGGCTTAGATATCTAGAAGAAAAAAAGTATTTTTTTCTATTTTATCTAGCACTCTCGTTAGGCTTCTTTACAAAAGGCCCCTTGGTTTTTATTCCTGTATTCGTGTTTCAATTAACATGGCTTTATTATAACAAAAAAAGAATCAGATTTTCTATTTATGATTTTTGGGGAATTATAATATTTTTCATTAGTTGCGGCTGGTGGTATTTGGCTGTTATATATGAAAATCCATTGGTTTTAAAATATTTCACAAGTAACCAAATTTACCAAAGAATCGTCTCAAATGATGCTTTTAACAGAGGTAAACCTTTTTGGTATTATCTCCTTTTCCTGCCTTTGTCCTTATTCCCTTGGGTAATTTATCTTTTTTTGACTTCAAGGAAGATAGATACAACTTCA
Coding sequences within:
- a CDS encoding ArnT family glycosyltransferase; this encodes MNTKFSVLIAKHQVALIFLSIFIVTLFHLGSWGLTETSEARYAQIAKEMIETGDYIHPTKMGISHYHKPPLTYYITTLGYFIFGINEFGARFFLSIALLVQLILIYKTSLLLFNDRKTSLLTVVLYFSTPLILASARNLTTDAYLNTFVLMAVYFWLRYLEEKKYFFLFYLALSLGFFTKGPLVFIPVFVFQLTWLYYNKKRIRFSIYDFWGIIIFFISCGWWYLAVIYENPLVLKYFTSNQIYQRIVSNDAFNRGKPFWYYLLFLPLSLFPWVIYLFLTSRKIDTTSIKRKILLVSFFSIIIIFSIFKTKLIFYVLPSLIFLILFASNQLTQLSENYWKKFTLYLYGYFILLIITSFVAVVIHKIEIDLPYVFILPFGLLISILGTKNTSWFNKNVYTLLINTLALLLFSTFAMKSNELLINSAKPIAAFVNTLESKNVYVYNYLLPSMSFYTNKKVITLNDGNYTCKREVQFEKKLNYLKTYYNLEKKNEIIRFISDFKAKNTVFLVRKKEVLPEYIKTEMTSYKNKKYFGKWILYYN